One window of Kosakonia cowanii JCM 10956 = DSM 18146 genomic DNA carries:
- a CDS encoding sugar efflux transporter, which yields MEMLFFMAFFSGITGRLFLINVMTAISYAFILPVMSLFLINGLHASPIFITFYSLGFALSGLFFSQLMGSLADKGHPVRQLFMISVASLFLAGLAFSFCRQPIEALVIGIFLMGPGNASIPLLLSMIRKHSLTAGLNATRLNTQMRSGVSIVWIAGPALAFIFADRFGFTFNFLASALLAASTLLASQVLLSKDKNSVATGRAEKTQASKAPVTGMIWALGAVMMLANLSNNMYLTIMPLYLVHELNLPASFPGFLLGATAIMEIPVMLAAAHLAEKTGKEPLIMVGFLFAAVYYSLLQLATNMTELVVLQLFNGLFFGIFVGLGISVIQEALPERSGFASAFHSNAMRTGMMAGNGIAGLMAELAGFKMTLLVPLLSVCCAALLMLCINRNHSTKKSSPIG from the coding sequence ATGGAGATGTTGTTCTTTATGGCTTTTTTTTCCGGAATTACTGGGCGGCTGTTCCTTATAAACGTAATGACCGCCATTTCATATGCCTTCATTTTGCCTGTCATGAGTCTTTTTTTGATAAACGGATTACATGCCAGCCCGATTTTTATCACCTTCTACAGCCTGGGGTTTGCCCTCTCAGGATTATTTTTCAGCCAGTTGATGGGATCGCTTGCAGATAAGGGACATCCCGTCCGGCAACTTTTCATGATTTCTGTTGCGTCGCTTTTTCTGGCGGGTTTAGCTTTCAGTTTCTGTCGTCAACCCATCGAGGCTCTGGTCATCGGTATTTTCTTGATGGGGCCAGGCAATGCGTCTATCCCGTTACTCCTGTCGATGATCCGAAAGCATTCACTGACGGCAGGGCTTAACGCTACGCGGCTCAATACGCAAATGCGTTCGGGCGTGTCAATTGTGTGGATTGCCGGACCGGCTCTGGCATTTATCTTCGCCGACCGATTTGGCTTCACCTTTAATTTTTTGGCCTCAGCCCTGCTTGCGGCCAGCACCTTACTTGCCAGCCAGGTGCTGCTTTCGAAGGATAAAAACAGTGTCGCTACAGGCAGAGCAGAAAAAACTCAAGCCAGTAAAGCCCCTGTCACGGGTATGATTTGGGCACTCGGCGCAGTAATGATGCTGGCAAATTTATCCAATAACATGTACCTGACCATTATGCCGCTGTACCTGGTACACGAGCTTAATTTACCCGCTTCGTTTCCGGGTTTTCTGCTTGGCGCAACCGCGATAATGGAAATTCCCGTTATGCTTGCCGCTGCTCATCTGGCAGAGAAAACCGGGAAAGAGCCACTGATTATGGTCGGATTTCTCTTTGCAGCCGTCTATTACAGCCTGCTTCAGCTGGCCACTAACATGACCGAACTGGTTGTGTTGCAACTTTTTAACGGATTATTCTTTGGTATTTTTGTCGGCCTGGGCATTTCTGTTATTCAGGAAGCGTTGCCAGAACGTAGCGGTTTCGCATCAGCATTTCACTCCAATGCCATGCGCACAGGCATGATGGCTGGCAATGGGATTGCCGGTCTGATGGCGGAACTGGCAGGGTTTAAAATGACTCTACTTGTTCCACTGTTATCAGTGTGTTGTGCTGCTTTGCTAATGCTTTGTATAAACAGAAATCACTCTACAAAAAAGAGTTCGCCAATAGGCTGA
- a CDS encoding GlcG/HbpS family heme-binding protein, producing the protein MKRLMLALLLAAGPATTLAATPATVYEMTQALATQLATEALSVCHDMHRQGVVAVVDRGGNLVTLMRDDNVGPHNTQAAWRKAFTALSTKTPTRQFAKQAQASPETANLNTVHELLLLGGGVPVKYHGQWIGAIGMAGTGGAESDERCGMEAINKVVGQNEQK; encoded by the coding sequence ATGAAACGTCTTATGCTCGCGCTGCTACTAGCAGCAGGACCCGCGACGACGCTGGCTGCGACGCCCGCCACTGTTTATGAGATGACGCAGGCGCTCGCTACGCAGCTGGCAACCGAAGCGTTATCGGTTTGTCATGACATGCATCGTCAGGGCGTGGTGGCGGTGGTCGATCGCGGCGGCAACCTGGTGACGCTGATGCGCGATGACAACGTCGGGCCGCACAATACGCAGGCCGCCTGGCGCAAAGCGTTTACGGCGCTGTCGACCAAAACGCCGACCCGGCAGTTTGCGAAGCAAGCGCAGGCTTCGCCTGAGACCGCCAACCTCAATACGGTGCATGAGTTATTGCTGCTCGGCGGTGGCGTACCGGTGAAGTATCACGGTCAGTGGATCGGTGCTATCGGCATGGCGGGCACCGGCGGCGCGGAGTCCGACGAGCGTTGTGGGATGGAAGCGATCAATAAGGTTGTTGGTCAAAACGAACAGAAGTAA
- the uraH gene encoding hydroxyisourate hydrolase codes for MKKSIAALTLAALLAAPALTFAADKNPLSVHVLNQQTGLPAANVAVTLEQKQGDNWTVLNTASTNQDGRISALWPEKPFAAGDYRVIFKTGKYFADQKQQSFFPEIPVEFHIDNTTSTYHVPLLLSQYGYSTYRGS; via the coding sequence ATGAAAAAGTCTATCGCTGCGTTAACCCTGGCTGCACTGCTTGCCGCGCCCGCTCTCACCTTCGCGGCCGATAAAAACCCGCTGAGCGTCCATGTGCTGAATCAGCAAACCGGGCTGCCGGCCGCCAATGTTGCGGTGACGCTTGAGCAGAAGCAGGGGGATAACTGGACGGTGCTCAACACCGCCAGCACCAATCAGGACGGGCGCATCAGTGCTCTGTGGCCGGAAAAGCCGTTTGCCGCTGGCGACTATCGGGTGATCTTCAAAACCGGTAAATATTTTGCTGACCAGAAACAGCAAAGCTTCTTCCCGGAAATTCCGGTGGAGTTCCATATCGATAATACAACGTCCACCTATCACGTTCCGCTGCTGCTGAGCCAGTATGGCTACTCCACCTACCGCGGGAGCTAA
- the hprR gene encoding response regulator transcription factor HprR gives MKLLLIEDNLKASAWVRKGLEEAGYIVDYAADGRDGLHLALAHPYSLMILDIMLPGMDGWQVLKTLRTASQMPVICLTARDSVEDRVKGLELGANDYLVKPFSFAELLARVKNQLRQHQPHSTTLRVADLVMDSARFQVTRDGTSIALTRKEFMLLWLLASRHGEILPRTLLASEIWGVNFDNETNIVDVAIRRLRRKVDDPFAQKLITTVRGMGYCLSVQEPGDV, from the coding sequence ATGAAACTGTTACTGATTGAAGACAACCTGAAAGCCAGCGCCTGGGTGCGCAAAGGGCTTGAAGAGGCGGGCTATATCGTCGATTACGCAGCGGACGGGCGCGATGGCCTGCATCTGGCGCTGGCGCACCCGTATAGCCTGATGATCCTCGATATTATGCTGCCGGGCATGGATGGCTGGCAGGTGCTGAAAACCCTGCGTACCGCAAGCCAGATGCCGGTGATCTGCCTTACCGCCCGAGATTCGGTGGAGGATCGGGTTAAAGGGCTGGAGCTGGGTGCGAACGATTACCTGGTCAAACCCTTCTCCTTTGCGGAACTGCTGGCGCGCGTCAAGAATCAGCTTCGTCAACACCAGCCGCACAGCACTACGCTGCGCGTCGCTGATCTGGTGATGGATTCGGCGCGTTTTCAGGTGACACGAGATGGCACTTCCATCGCGCTGACACGCAAAGAGTTTATGCTGCTGTGGCTGCTCGCCAGCCGGCACGGCGAGATCCTGCCGCGCACGCTGCTGGCAAGTGAGATTTGGGGTGTCAATTTCGACAACGAAACCAACATTGTTGATGTCGCCATTCGCCGCCTGCGCCGCAAAGTCGATGACCCGTTTGCGCAAAAGCTGATCACCACCGTCCGGGGTATGGGTTACTGCCTCTCCGTGCAGGAGCCAGGCGATGTATAG
- a CDS encoding heavy metal sensor histidine kinase, with protein sequence MYSPSLTLRLTAIFTLIMALACGGISLILYNALRSELVWRDDQTLINRAAQLRQLLEDGAQPESLPLYFNRMVDIRQDILSIRPQHAQNVTINHTGVALPDIAPTPVNTPPSAQQLHRWRSTDDMDASALSLQANSPHGPVTVTLARVARERAMMLERYRQQSILVSLAAILLCAALSPLLIRRGLRAIGRLSQIVAETASDRLNQPVPLQAIPQELLPLGKALNAMRQSLSTDFIRLTQFADDLAHEIRTPINVMLGQNQVALGHQRSIAEYQALLEGNIEELEALSRLTENILFLARATHHNIRLNQETFSLSEALEMVVDFLEPLAEEREMAIELNAQGSLTADKMLFQRAITNLLTNAIRYAAGNGTIAVSTIQGGNSVEIEVANDGEPLAEPEKAFERFWRGDNVRHTAGSGLGLSLVSAIAALHGGSAYYRHAQGKNIFGLRLPT encoded by the coding sequence ATGTATAGCCCCTCTCTGACACTCAGGCTGACGGCGATTTTTACGCTGATCATGGCGCTGGCCTGCGGCGGCATCAGCCTGATCCTCTATAACGCCCTGCGCAGTGAGCTGGTGTGGCGCGACGATCAGACGCTGATCAACCGCGCTGCGCAACTGCGCCAGCTGCTGGAAGATGGCGCTCAGCCGGAGTCGCTGCCGCTCTACTTCAACCGTATGGTCGATATTCGCCAGGATATTCTCAGCATCCGCCCGCAGCATGCGCAAAACGTCACCATTAACCATACCGGCGTCGCGTTGCCGGATATCGCACCAACCCCGGTTAACACCCCGCCCAGCGCGCAGCAGTTGCACCGCTGGCGCAGCACGGATGATATGGATGCCTCGGCGCTCAGCCTGCAGGCCAACTCACCGCACGGGCCGGTCACCGTCACGCTTGCCCGTGTAGCGCGTGAGCGGGCAATGATGCTTGAGCGCTACCGCCAGCAAAGCATTCTGGTGTCACTGGCGGCCATTCTGCTCTGCGCCGCCCTTAGCCCATTGCTGATTCGCCGCGGGTTGCGGGCCATTGGCCGCTTAAGCCAGATTGTGGCCGAGACCGCCAGTGACCGGTTAAACCAGCCGGTGCCGTTGCAGGCGATCCCGCAGGAGCTGCTCCCCCTTGGCAAGGCGCTTAACGCCATGCGTCAGAGCCTGTCGACAGACTTTATCCGCCTCACCCAGTTTGCCGACGATCTGGCCCATGAGATCCGCACCCCGATCAACGTTATGTTAGGCCAGAATCAGGTGGCGCTGGGTCATCAGCGTTCCATTGCCGAGTACCAGGCGCTGCTCGAAGGGAATATTGAGGAGCTGGAGGCGCTGTCGCGGCTGACGGAAAACATTCTCTTCCTTGCGCGCGCCACGCATCACAATATCAGGCTCAATCAGGAAACCTTCTCGCTCAGTGAGGCACTGGAGATGGTGGTCGATTTTCTCGAACCGCTGGCGGAAGAGCGTGAAATGGCGATCGAGCTGAATGCGCAGGGCAGCCTCACCGCCGATAAGATGTTGTTTCAGCGGGCGATAACCAACCTGCTGACCAACGCCATTCGCTATGCGGCGGGAAACGGCACCATTGCCGTCAGCACAATTCAGGGCGGTAACTCGGTTGAAATTGAAGTGGCGAACGACGGGGAGCCGCTTGCCGAGCCGGAGAAAGCCTTCGAGCGCTTCTGGCGGGGAGATAATGTTCGTCACACCGCCGGCAGCGGGCTGGGGTTATCGCTGGTGAGCGCCATCGCCGCGCTACACGGCGGCAGCGCCTATTATCGCCACGCGCAGGGCAAGAACATTTTCGGCCTGCGTTTGCCCACCTGA
- a CDS encoding DUF2938 domain-containing protein yields MIVTGIGATLLMDGWSMCQKKLLRVPPLNYGLVGRWLLWLARGKRWHNTILSTPSIKGESFTGWAFHYLTGMLFAAIPFLLQGSSWLREPLLLTGVLTGVFTLPAPWLIMQPALGFGIAASRTPRPWRARVFSLLTHLAYGLGLYGAALLYTF; encoded by the coding sequence ATGATCGTCACCGGCATTGGCGCAACGCTGCTGATGGATGGCTGGTCAATGTGTCAGAAAAAGCTGCTCCGCGTGCCGCCGCTTAACTATGGGCTGGTGGGGCGCTGGTTGTTGTGGCTCGCGCGGGGAAAGAGGTGGCATAACACCATCCTTTCCACGCCTTCCATTAAAGGGGAAAGTTTTACCGGCTGGGCATTCCATTACCTCACCGGCATGCTGTTTGCGGCGATCCCATTTTTGCTCCAGGGTTCGTCATGGCTGCGCGAGCCGCTTCTGCTGACGGGTGTGCTGACAGGCGTGTTTACGCTGCCTGCGCCCTGGCTGATTATGCAGCCGGCGCTGGGTTTTGGCATTGCGGCCTCGCGCACGCCCAGGCCGTGGCGGGCGCGGGTATTCAGCCTGCTGACGCATCTGGCCTATGGCCTCGGGCTGTATGGCGCGGCGCTGCTTTACACCTTTTAA